GGAAGTGGATGTTGAACCTTCTTGCTTGGGTGTGTGCACAAAACCTCAAAAATGTTGCTTTGACTTTAGAATTTAGTGAGGCCCTGTAAACAGAACAAACAATCTGTTTAGGCAAGAACGTCTACAAAATCATATTTACAAAACTTAGGTGATTTAGGCAAGTACTATTTATATGTAGACAACTTATCCTATTGGAAAACACAACTTTTGTGCAAATAAAATCAATTTTTTGCTAAAAATAATCTCTGGGCAACTCGCGCCAGCCTCTTTAGTAACTTACTATCATACATTGGGCAAGTTTTGGACAAAATAAAACCCAATGTTCTCGGGAGCGGATCTTTGGGCAACTCACGCCAGCATCTCTAGCAACTAACTATCATGCGCTGGGCAAGTTTGGACACTTTCGGCTCAAAACATTGACGATTCCAGTCCCCCGCATCTCGGCAGTGGATCTTTGGGCAACTCACGCCAGCATCTCTAGCAACAAACTATCATGTGTTGGGCAAGTTTTTGGCACTTTCGTCTCAAATCATAGACGATTTCAGCACCCGCATATCGGGAGCTGATCTTTGGCAACTTACGTCGGCATCTCTAGAAACTAAATATCATGCATTGGGCAAGTTCTGGACACTTTCGGCTCAAGTCATAGACGATTCCAGCCCCCACATATCGGGATCGGATCTTTGGCAACTTACGCTAGCATCTCTAGCAACTACCTATCATGCATTGGGAAAGTTTTGGACACTTTCGGCTTGAGTCATCGATGATTCCATCCCCCCATCTCGGGACAGGATCTTTGGGCGACTTACACCGGCATCTCTAGAAACTAACCTTCATGTGTTGGGCAAGTTTTCAAGAATTTCTGCTGAAATCATACACAATTCTAGCCCCCCACATTCCCAAGTCGCAAACCACCGCCGCGCTCAAAATCATCGATTCGCCATAAACATGGGACCCCCACACCCCTCTTCAACCTCCCTATTCCGCCTCTATCACATAGAATTGTAGATGTGAGTAGAAAAACACATGCTTAGGGGGTCGATTTTGAGATACTTTCAAAAACGACAAAGACATACACAAAAAAGCTAAGTTGCCACGCATTAGTCACATAAATTGAGAAAAAAAAAGACTTGCTATCATCCAGCCCTTGAAGAAAAAATGTGTGTGGAAACTACAAGTGCATGCATAAATTACCTCATTTTCGCATGTGTTCCGTCATTTTGGCTTTGATTCCTCCTCTTGTGTGACCTCCCTGGCTTCTTAATCATCATCTGGTGCACTTGCATTGCTATCTATGTCTAACGAGCGCTTCCCATGACAAATCACCTCTTTAGTGCACCTACACTTGTAGCCAATTATAGTCGGGTTTTGTTGTTGAGATGGGTGTGCCTGCATTGGAAAAACAAAAGGTGCTCATTTGTTTAGTAAATACAGTAGCATATCTCGAACATGAGAACACCACCGACACCGTGCCACCCCATATTATTGAAGAAAAAAACACTActaaaaaaacaaaaggaacaacTCCGGCCCCTTGCCTCCCCTTCCCTCTCTTTAATTTCAGCCGAGAGAAAAAACGTTGTTACCTCTATTTCTTCTGGACCCTCTTGGTTAGCTTGTAAATCCTGACCACCACTTTTGCTTGCTTCAGACATTGTCGATCCTGCAACAATATAAAACTTAATAAAATCAAAAAATGTATTTCAGGTTGATGAAAAACCAAACTATCATTATAACACTATAGTATCCTGTTGATAAAATGATTAACAGACTGGATCTGGCAACTATTTTACAAGTCCAGGCAACTCATGTACTCACTTCTGGCAAAAATCCCACACACAAAAACACATGGATTAAACATGAGAAAACCCACTGGCAGAATTCCACATCATGAAGGCAACTGTGGGTTCAGAAAACCAGGCAACTTGTGTTCGAACGCTGCGCAACATTTCTAGTTACGGCAACTCGAATAGCATTAATCAGGCAACTCCTACGCAATACTGAAGCAACTCATGCAACTAAGTTAGCATGAAGTCAGGCAACTCCTACTACAAATTTCAGACAAAATCCCATCTCGGAAACAAACGAATCTGCCAAAAATCCCTTCCATGAACATCTGATTCACCCGTAACACAATCTCGTGAACAAAACACCATGAGGGATGAACCCCGTCCCTCTCTTTGTGCGCATGATTCCCTAACCTGAACAGAAAATGGAAATCGGGGGGGTGCGTGGAGCTGGACCTTACCTCAAGCAGCGGCGACTCCACCGCCAGAAACGAAGTCGTCGCCGACGACCTTCGCCACGCTCACCGGGTCTTCTGTAGTCCCCGTGCGCACCTCCGAAGCACGCACGCTCGAACGCAGCCTCGCCGCGCGCGCACCACCGCAGCTGCTCGCGCTATCCGTCACAGCCTCGCGCGCCTCCCCACACAGCCTCGTGCACCTCCGCCGCGGCCTTCTCCAGGCGCACCTCTGCAGTGCCCCGCGCGCGCCACAGCAACCCCGTGCACCTCCGCCGCGGCCTTCTCCAGGCGCACCTCTGCAGTGCCCCGCGCGCGCCACAGCAACCCCGTGCACCTCCGCCGCGGCCTTCTCCAGGCGCACCTCTGCAGTGCCCCGCGCGCGCCACAGCAACCCCGTGCACCTCCGCCGCGGCCTTCTCCAGGCGCACCTCTGCAGTGCCCCGCGCGCGCCACAGCAACCCCGTGCACCTCCGCCGCGGCCTTCTCCAGGCGCACCTCTGCAGTGCCCCGCGCGCGCCACAGCAACCCCGTGCACCTCCGCCGCGGCCTTCTCCAGGCGCACCTCTGCAGTGCCCCGCGCGCGCCACAGCAACCCCGTGCACCTCCGCCGCGGCCTTCTCCAGGCGCACCTCTGCAGTGCCCCGCGCGCGCCACAGCAACCCCGTGCACCTCCGCCGCGGCCTTCTCCAGGCGCACCTCTGCAGTGCCCCGCGCGCGCCACAGCAACCCCGTGCACCTCCGCCGCGGCCTTCTCCAGGCGCACCTCTGCAGTGCCCCGCGCGCGCCACAGCAACCCCGTGCACCTCCGCCGCGGCCTTCTCCAGGCGCACCTCTGCAGTGCCCCGCGCGCGCCACAGCAACCCCGTGCACCTCCGTCGCGCGCGCTCAAACACCACCCATACCCTCTCCGTCTCCGGCAACCGGCGGCAAAAACATGATTTATGCCGACAACCGGCGAGCAAGATTTGGGGCGAGCAAGGAGGAATGGATTGGGATGGGGGGATACAGCGGCGCTCTCCCTGGGCGGTTTAGAAAACTACGCCAACGGCATCGAGAACGTGGGATAGTGGTGGGCCCCCTAGGTGAAAACATGTCGTAACAAGCCGCACCGAGAGCACGAAACGTCCGCCCCTGGATCGCGCGTGCGGGGCGATCGAACGGTTGTCGCTGTGAGTGCTGGCTCGCCACAACGAGCACGCATGCACTTTTTAGGATTTGGGACTCCTAGATGATTACCTCCTCCAATGAACTTTCCAAAAGTAAACGTTGATGCTGCAGTGGGGAGGAACAGATCTCACGGGGTAGTGGCAGCAATTAGCGGAAACCAAGACAGAGTGTTCTAGGGAGCATTTACAGTTGTCTTCCCTAATATATCATGTCCGACTACACTTGAGGCTATGGCAGTGAGAGAGGCAATGGCTCTGTTAGAGGATCTACATAATCAACATCTACATGTGGTATCCGATAATAAGATCGTGGTGGACGAAGTCAAGAGTGGAAGTTGTGCACGATATGGTGCAATCATTCGGGAAATTAAAGAAAGTACTAGGGTATTTATTTCATGCAATATAGCCCACGAATTTAGGAGCTCAGATTATGAGGCTCACAGTCTAGTGAAGAATGCATTAACGCTAGGGGCTGGCCGCAATGTTTGGTTAGGCCAGTCCGACGAACTTTCTTTCATCCATGTAAACGTTGTGACGAATTAACAAAGTTTTGCGAGATTGTCTAAAGATACATGTCTGGATGTGTTTTATGTTGTATTGCATTATTGGTCCACAAACATGATTTATTTCCTATTTATAACCTCAAAACaattactccctctgtaaattaATATAAGACTTTTTAGATCAGTAGTTGTTCTGTCCTACCATGCAACGAATAAAATATCAGTTTTGCTTTTTTTAAGGTAAAATATCAATTTTgctcagtcgactgagacttcgCTATGTCTCAGTACTCAGTAGATGCTATATTCCTTTGATATTGCATGAAGATTCGTACAATTTTTTCTTTtcagttttcttcttcttttgagACTTGGTTAAGTCTCATTCGACTGTGGCCTAACCACCCATAAAATATAATAGTTACACCGTGAAAGTATTGTTCGTTGTTGCAATAACAAATCAATAATAGTATTGTACGAACTGAGTCGCACTTATACGTGCATGAACCTTTTAGCCTACTTCCGAGATGTTCAGAGGATACAGATGAATAGAATCAGCCCATGGCGCACCAACAATTGTGTTGCCGGGAGACCTGATGCACTGCCAAACGGCGCTGTTGCACTTGAAACCAGAACCAAACCCGACCATCCATACCCGATCGCCCTTGCGCGTCCGCCTCTTGGCCTCCATGTATGCAAGCTCATACCACAATGAACTGCTGGACGTGTTTCCGAATCGGTGCAGCGTCATTCGCGATGGCTCAACGTCCTCATCTGATAAGCATAAGCTAGTTTGCACCGCGTCGATCACTGCCCGGCCACCAGAATGGATGCAGAAGTGCTGGAAGGCCGTGCGGAAATCAGGGACATATAGCTTGATCTTTCTCCTCAGCACCTTCCGTGCAATGAACGAGATCGCAAACAGCAGCTTCTCCGAGGGCGGGAGGACGAGGGGCCCTATTGCCGTGATGTTAACCGTGAGCGCTTCGCCGGCGACTGCCACAAGGTCCTTGGACAGGTATGCTCCTGTTTCTCCCACGTCGTCCTCTTTCATGGACAAGCACAGGTAAGCTCTGTCTTGCGCGGCGGTGAGCGTTCGCACGATGTGCGTGAGCCGGAAGCGGGACACGGACCTGGACGTTGACAGCAGCACCGCGGCCGCGCCCATGCGGAACAGGGCGGCTGGCAGCAGCATCGCCCGGTTCTTGCCGGTATAGTTGAGGAGAGAGGTGGTCTCCGTGGACACCATCAGGGCGCGCGCGCCCCGCGGCGCCACCTGCAGGAGGTTCCTCGCGACCTCCAGGGAGATGACCCCCGCGCTGCACCCCATCCCAGAGATGTGCACGCTTCGGATGTCCGCTCTGAGTTGGTACTTGTTCACGATGATGTCTGCCAAGCTCGGGGTCGGGCAGAAGACACTGCAGTTGGTGACGATTATGTCGATGGCACCAGGACTTATGCCCGTCTTGGCGAACAGATCGTCCACGGCTGCAAAGATCACCTGCTCCGCCTCATCGCGGCTTCCACTTAAGCAGCAGCGCGGGGGGATATAGTGCAGCGAAGGGTGGAGGTAGGTCTGGTCGCCGAGGCCCGAGCGCTTGAGCATGCGCGTCATGAAGTGGACACCGCCATCATCGAGGTACGGCAAGAAGCGGACATTCTCCACCAAGGATCCTATGGAGACGCGGCAACTAGATTTAGGCCTGCAGCAAGAGTAGTCGACGAGGTAGACGCTGCGCGGGCGACTCATCAGGTAGAAGGTGGCCAAGGCGAACGGGAGAAAGACGGCCAAGAAGACGTGAACCTGCCGCAAGCCATGGAGCCGGGAGAGGATCTCCTCGGGTCCGAGCTGTGCGGCTTCACGGAGAACGACGATGGCTGTGAGCGGTACGGCGATGACGACGAGGAAGTTGTTCACGACAAGCTGGAACGAGTGTTTGAGGTGCTTGTTGACACGGCGTGGTGAGATGACCATGTTTCTGAAGCGCCCGCGTCGTGATGGTGTCGTGGCTTTGTTGTTGATTCGTAGGTGATGAAGGTGTCGGAACTTAGGAGATTTAAAAGCACGCCGCAACGTTCACGCATGCATCTGTTTATGTCATTCCATTTGCGTTTGTAGTTGACTAGTTGTAGCCCATGCTGTCACCATTACAAGAAACCATTCTCACTCAAAGTACATGCACCATCTTGTGACAGATGTCATTGGTGACTGTCACATCCTGGCGTCTTCTAGACGGACCCCTTCTAGACTCGTGGTCTCGTGGATACGAACTTCA
Above is a window of Triticum urartu cultivar G1812 unplaced genomic scaffold, Tu2.1 TuUngrouped_contig_5094, whole genome shotgun sequence DNA encoding:
- the LOC125528767 gene encoding 3-ketoacyl-CoA synthase 5-like, with translation MVISPRRVNKHLKHSFQLVVNNFLVVIAVPLTAIVVLREAAQLGPEEILSRLHGLRQVHVFLAVFLPFALATFYLMSRPRSVYLVDYSCCRPKSSCRVSIGSLVENVRFLPYLDDGGVHFMTRMLKRSGLGDQTYLHPSLHYIPPRCCLSGSRDEAEQVIFAAVDDLFAKTGISPGAIDIIVTNCSVFCPTPSLADIIVNKYQLRADIRSVHISGMGCSAGVISLEVARNLLQVAPRGARALMVSTETTSLLNYTGKNRAMLLPAALFRMGAAAVLLSTSRSVSRFRLTHIVRTLTAAQDRAYLCLSMKEDDVGETGAYLSKDLVAVAGEALTVNITAIGPLVLPPSEKLLFAISFIARKVLRRKIKLYVPDFRTAFQHFCIHSGGRAVIDAVQTSLCLSDEDVEPSRMTLHRFGNTSSSSLWYELAYMEAKRRTRKGDRVWMVGFGSGFKCNSAVWQCIRSPGNTIVGAPWADSIHLYPLNISEVG